A segment of the Hippopotamus amphibius kiboko isolate mHipAmp2 chromosome 8, mHipAmp2.hap2, whole genome shotgun sequence genome:
TGAGAGCACACGGAGACCACCAGAGACAGCTCTGCACCCAGCCTCTTAGCGAGTGACGTGAGTTTAGTGCAGGTGTAGCCCTGCAGGGGGGCATGTGAGGCTGGAGGACACAGATGGTGAGGCCTCCAGCTCCCAGGTGTCCCCTTGCAGACCAGGCCCCAGGCGCCTTCTTTTCCCTCctagagtgggggtggggacagccgTGGACCCAGTGGTCACAAAGGGATTTTATTTTAGTCCCTTCTCCTGGCACTCACATCTCTTCTGCTCTTTTCTTTATAGAGGAATTCCCAACTATGAATTTAAACTTGGTAAGATCACGTTCATCAGAAATTCACGTCCGCTGGTCAAAAAAGTTGAAGAGGTGAGTGTGCTTCGCGCGTCACGACAAGTGTCGTTGGCTACTGATGGCTGAGGAGATTCTTTGCGTCCCGAGTGAGGGTGGTTCTGTCCTGTTTTCCTCTGCTCCGGGGGCCCTCCTCTCCCCAGTGGCCTGACTGTCCTGTTGAGGCCGTGGGGGCTCTGCAGGCTCTGGTGCCCCTCTCAGTGGTGATCAGTGAGGGTCCAGCCTCCTGAGTCCTTGCCAGGTGCCAGGCCCCGTGCCGCGTGCTCTGTACTGAGGTGTTTGCTCCCCGGGACAGGCTGGTGGAGCCGCTGCTGTGACTGCCTGCGCGTCACAGGAGTGCGCGTGAGGGTGTGCGGAGGTCAGGACACCCGGGGCCTGGGGCACAGCCCCTGCCACCTGCACTcccgggggcagggaggggaggttcCGCCTGGTGGTCATTTCTCCCCGGAGCTGGAAACTGGCTTGGAAAACCCCGCACAGCCTGCCGCAGAGTGCCCACCCTGCCCAGCAGCCGTGGCTATGCTGGTGGTTCTAGAACCCGCCTCAAACCCTCACGCTCCCGGTTGCTTTTCTCGAGGCTCGGTCCCTCGGGGACCAGCGGGGGATCCAGAGACCCATTCACAGCCCCTCCTGGCCTTAACGTCCGTCAGGTTGACACCTGGACCTTTCTAGGCCTTGGTGAGCCCCCAGCCTGGCTGCTGGCCCGGGCCTGCATCCTCGGGCTCCCTCCTCCCTGACTGTTGGGGGGATTGGGAGGCGGGGGTGTCCGTGAATAGACGTCCAGGGAGACATGTGGAACTGAGGTGGGCCTGCAGGTGCACTCACACTGCCTGTCCTGGGGCGCAGGTGATGGGGACAGTGGGGGGGGCACCTGTGGCAGAGCTCCGGGAGCCCCGGAGCGGGAGGCCAAGGGCACCTGGCCGATAAGCCACAGAGAAGCTGTGTCCCATCCCAAGCCGGCCGGGGGCCAGGACCTGGGGTGAAGATTGAGTATGTGTCCCGGAGCACTTGGCCCCGCCCCCCAGGAGAAGGGACAGGCATCAcagagcccccagcccagccggCCCTCAGGCACAGTGGTGACCGTCCgccaccctcccccacctggcTGCTGAGCACTGGCAGCGGGTGGGCGGGCTGCAGCCGGAGGAGCTGTCTGGCCCATCGAGCCTGGCGAAGGTCCCAGCCTGCTGCCCCCGACTGAAGTCCACAGGCAGGGTTCCAGTGCCAACACCCCAGGCTCGGGAGATCAGAGGCACCAGAGCGGCAGAAACCAGCAGGGACGTAGTTGCTCCCAACCGAGGGGCCCACGGAGCGTCCAGCGCAGTGGACAGAAACAGCTCCAAATCGGGGCAAGGGGAAGATCCTACAGCTTCCGGGAGGTAGAGATGCTACCAGGGGGCAAGAGTGGCCCATCTCAGCGGGACACCAGCTGGGACATTGTGGCGCAGGGTCCTTGAGTTCCACGCGGAGTCCTGTGGGCCGAATTGTGTCCCCAGGTCCTGTGTGGAAGCCCCaatcccagcacctcagaatgtgactgtggtTGGAGGTAAGCATTTACAGAGGTGAGCTAAACTGAGGCCACTAAGGTTGGCCCTGTTGTGCTCGAGGGGGTGTGGACACGGGAAAGGCCTGTGGAGACAGAGCGAGAAGGCAGCCACCGCAGGCCCTGCAGAGGGGCCTCGGGAGAGACCACGGTGCCGGCACCCGGATCTCGGGCTCCAAGCCTCCAGACTGTGTGGAGCTGAGTGTCTCCCCAGGTCCCCAGCAGTCTAACCCCAGCCACCTGTCAGTGATCCGTGAGAGGAGGTGAGAGGTGTTCTCAGCTACAGAAGCTCTCCTTGCGCACTGCTTCTCAGGAAGCTACTGAAGGCACACCCACTAAAGCGAAGGAGTAAGTAGGAATAAGAAAGCCTTCCACCCAGGAAGCAGGGCGTCTCCACAGCTATGTGCAGCCCCAGGGCAGCGGCCCGTCCAGGCGGGACGGCCCAGGCCCAAAGGTCCCGGAAGACACACCTTCCTCAAGTGGGTGAAGTTGGAGGATGCCTCCTGTGACTGATCGTGGGCACAAGAGAGAAGCCAGGCTCCGCTGCTGACAGTGGGGACAGACGGAGGGCCCTGCAGGAAGGGAAGCCTGCGACTTGCCTTTGTGTGGTCGCTCCCGCATCACTCTTCTACGGGCCTCACCAGAAACACCAGCTGCGCTGGGGGCCGGGCTGCTAGGGAGCTCGGGATGCTCTTCCACAGGGGGTGCTTCCCCCGACTAGCAGAAAGCTCCTGGAGAGATGCCTGCTGTTTTCGAGGGTTCAGAAAAACAGAAGCTGTCTTTCTGCTGAAGGGAGAGTAGCTTGGTAGAGTGAGGGCTGCTGAGTCACCATTTTAAAAAGCCTTGAAAATAAGTGCATCCTTCTGCCAGGGAGTTAAGCCTCTAGGGAAGATCCGAGTTGTGTGCAGAGACATTGAGCTGCCCACCAGGGCAACTTAAATACTGCAGACCTGGAAGGAACAGCTGATCGTAGAACTGCCTGCCCCAGGATGGAGTTAGAGCGCATGAGAGAAGAAGTGCAGTGCCTCGAGACTGGGGGGTTGCGTAGGGAAGTAGTTCACGTAGGCAAGTGCAGAACCGTGCCTGGAAATGTCCTCTGGGGTGGTTTTTATTTTAGGGGGTGTATCTTATATTTTTTACGTTGACAGTGTGATGCCTTTGCAAAAGGATATACATGCAACCTGAGAAAAAAGGCTGTGGTAGACAGAGTTGTgattctctggttttgttttcaattcaatagattataatttgtatttctatttcaaaGACATTTCTTATCATGGATAATGTGGGAGTAAGGAAAGTGGGTGGATGGTATGTGAGTCTACAGGATAAAGCACTTATTAGACTTTGAAAGAATTTCTGAAAATGGTATTTTCTCTTCACACTCAGGATGAAGCTGGAGGCAGATTCGTCGCTTTCTCCGGAGAAGGACAGTCCTTGcgtaaaaagggaagaaagccaTAGGTTGGGATGGTTGGctgattggaaaataaaataattgcaacATGCTGGCTTTTAATTATTGGCTCTGACTGGGATGCTCAGTCACTTTAGGTTTGTTTAGAGTTACCTAAGAATTACCAGGATTTACCTGGAAGTGGACAGCAGGACAGCAGTTTGTGGGGTTGATTTTGGGAAAGTGAAGGCCGTCTCTGAGGTCCCTCAGGTGGCCGCCTCCTCTCCTCACGCGCCTTGCTTTCAGCCCTCGGGCAGGCCTCCGGCCTCAGCTGAAGCAGAGTTCCCGAGTTCCTGCTGAAGACCAGTGAAGGGAGTGAACTGCTCTAAGttgtgttctttctctttcttcatttatcttttcttcttccagGTCATAGCTTAGCCGTTGCCTTTGGCCTGGAAAAAAGTGGTTTAAACATAGACGTGCTCTATAAATAGTGGTCATCCCCTTACTCTGGCTGTATTTGAGGAAGGGTGTTTCTACTTTTGTTTTacgtgttgatttttttttccccaaaaaaccaTTTCCTAGAAGGAAAACCtgacctgaaagcatttccactttTACTTTGATTTCATTTGGAGATAACTGGCTCCTTCATGAATCTGTTCTACTGTAAAACAACTTCATGGTGAAgcactattagaataaatgaaagcTGAAGATAcgttctttctccttccctaccCCCCACTCCCAGttttaatgtattaaattttCCCAAGTTCTGGtggcatgtctttattttttttacttgtaTTAATTTAGTCtcaggtcttcactttctataaTATGAGCTCTTTGGATAAgttaattcaattattttaatctcttgttccttgaaaataattctaaatcaagaatttcaaataaaaacaggCAATGACTAAAACCTGAATTGCTTCCGAGTGATTAGGTACCAACATGGACGGACAGTTGGACAAGTGCCCCTTGTTCTACCCTGCCTTTAGGGAGACACAAGGCTCtctggccctggggtgggggcggtaGGGCCCAGTAGGGCCTCCCTGTGTTCCTACTGTGGACCAAAGGGTCCATCTCTGGACAGGGCTCCCTCAACACTCAGAAGAGGAGAGAGTGTCCCCAGGGTTCACCCACGTGTCCTCCAAGAATGAGCATCAAAGGTCATCATGTTGACCAGGGCTGGGCCCTGTGGCCCAAACCTACAGGCCTGGCAATGGAGGTGGTCCTGGAAGGCACGAGCATGCTGTGACCTGCCTGGCCCTCCACCTCAGGGGTCCCGGGTCGCTGGCAGAGGCTGAGGCCCTCCTTGGTGGGTGGGCGGCCTTGTCTGCAGGCACACATCAGCTAGTGCAGCGTTTGGTACATAGCGTTCTGTAGGGTGCTGGCGGCgtctctgtcctccctgagccACACCCCGTGTGTCCCTGCTTGGGCCAGGGTTGCACGCCGTTGGCAGGTCTTCTGGTGACTGGGGAGCCACTTGGCCTGTACCCTGGCCTGCAGCCTTGCCCTCAGGCAGCATCTTCGCCGAGCTTGCTCGGAGCCAGCGTGGCAGGACTCCTGGTGAAACTGCAGCTCCCCGGCTTGATCCGGTCTCATCCTAGGGGACCCAGCCCCCGCCGTGCAGGAGCCCCAGGGCCACTGCAGGGGTGCTGTGGGGCGGTCCTGCGGGCCTCGCCCCTAGCGCGACCTCCAGACGCCCACCCGCAGGGCCTGCTGTCCCCCAGGCCGCACAGCCTCCGCGCCCCGCTTCCCGCCTGGGCTCCCTCGGGAGGCACCCCGCCCTCGAGGGGacacggggaggggaggggccgccGCAGCCGCGGGCCTGGCCGCGCGGCCTTGACTGCCGGTGTGTGCCGACGAAGTGAACCCGTCTTAGAGATGATGGAAACAAAGCTGCTGGAAAGAACCTGCCCGAGCCGCGTGGTTCCGTCAGAAACAGCCACTGGACGCGAACGTGCACCCGGGCACCTGCCGGCCCGAGCAGACGCCGCTGTCGCTGCCGCCACGCGGCGAGCCCGGCCAGGGAACCCGGGACGCGCCCCGCCCTctaggccccgccccgccccgcccatagcgggccccgccccgcccatagcggccccgccccacccctagGCCTCGCCCGCTCCGGGCTCTGGCCACGCCCTCCCTTGGCTGCTATTGGCTAGCAACCCGGACGTCCTGTTCACCGGCGCGTCCCTAAGAGGCGGGCGAGGAGCCTGTGGTGAGAGCGCGGAGCTCACTGGTCCCTCCGCCCGTCAGTCCCGCGGCGTCTGCGGGCTCAGGAGGCGGGTTCGGCAGCGCCGGGACATGGCGGAAGGCGGAGGCTGGCGGGTAAGCGAGGCAGGAGCCGGGGGCCCACGGGGCCGGGCGCGACCCCCGCTCACGCCTCTGTCCCCGCAGCCGCCGCGGCCGTGCGAGGCCTACCGCGCCGAGTGGGAGCTCTGCCGCAGCGCCGGGCACTTCCTGCGCCACTACTACGTCCACGGCGAGCGGCCGGCCTGCGGGCAGTGGCGGCGCGACCTGGCCAGCTGCCGCGAGTGGGAGGAGCGCCGCAGCGCCGAGGCCCGGGTGAGGCCCGGGTGAGCTGGGTGAGGCCCTGGTGAGGCCCAAGTGAGGCCCAGGTGAGCCGGGTGAGGCCCAGGTGAGCCAGGTGAGACCCAAGTGAGGCCCAGGTGAGCTGGGTGAGCCGACCAGGCCTGTTCCAAGTGTTCTGGGGAGCCTGCTTTGATTTATATCCTTAAAAGATCAGTGTGGCTGCCAGACTGAGAGAGGATGTGGGGGAGGCGCGGGACACCAGTCAGGAGGGGGTTCTGgtccattcattcagcagacacTGACCACTTGGGGTGTTCTTGGGGATACAGGAGTGGTGAGAACACAGCCGCTGTCCTCCCGGCTCCTACACCCTAGTTTAGGGTACGGTGGTGCCCTGCAGCTgacgggggcggggagaggggtgggTGGAGCGAAGCTTTGAGGGTGCAGTGCACTTGGGACATGCCGGGGAGGCAGCCAGCAGGACTGCAGAGTGCGAAAGAAAATGACAAGTTCGAGATCAGTGGAAAATGGGAGAGGTAGTTTGCAGCCTATACGGCAAGAGGTTAATAACCTTTTATTaagtctgtatatatatatatcacttttaaaGATAGAGCCCATACAGCAGTAGGAAAAATGGGAATCATTCAGAatagaaaagtgggcaaaggGCACAAAGAAGGAATTCATTGTAAAAGAAAACCGAGTGGCCTGGTATACGTTTAAAATGCCAGTCAGTGGTTTCTGCCCAGCAGAAGGTCCGCAGGGGTTTGGAGAGTCGGGGCACCtgggcactgttggtggaatgtcaGGTGCTCTGATTATCTAAGTGTCAGATGCATACCTTTTTACCCCCCAGTTTTACTCTTGGAAGTCTATCCAAGGGAGATAATTGGGTAACAGCTGAAAGTTCAAAATGTCCATTGTGTCACCATGTGTAATAGTGCACAGACTGAACGTGACCTGAAGTCCAGTCACAGACATGTGACCAGATACCTTCTTCCCCACCACGGAGAACTACACAGCCATTAAGAAAAGATAGTAACCTATCCCCATGCAGAAAGGTGCCCGCAGCATGTCACTTAATGAGAAAAACAGGATGTGTACCAGCCAGGAGAAGATGATTCCTTCATTAGGGAAATGGGTGATGGCTCTGAAATGCGGGCCTTGAATGGAATTGGGGAACCTGTGAACTCCACCTCAGAGACGGAGGTCTGCAGGGCTTTCatatttactttgcatttctgaTCGCTTtttaaacaagaacaaaacattCCATTCCAGACAATAGAACTTGAGTGAAAACAGAAGGAGGAAGCGACATTCTACATGTGAAGGAGCCAGCATagcccctgccacccccagcccccaccgcaGGCCCCGTTGTGGTTGTGACCTGCTGCCTTAGGGTTACTAGCGGGGGGTGGCGCCCACTGtctgtcgtgtgtgtgtgtgtgtgtgtgtgtgtgtgtgtgtgtgtgtgtgtgtgtctgtctgtggcCTCCTCCCcgatctgtctgtctgtctgtctgtctgtctgtctgtctgtctgtctgtggccTCCTCCCCGATCTGGCCGCTCTTTCAGGCTCATCTCTCCTCCCGGCTCAGCCCCCAGCCGGTCTTAGCTGCTGAGTCTGATTAGGTCAACGGAAGGCATCAAGCCCTGGGGCCCCCGAGAATTAAAAATACCCTCGTAACAGTCGTGTACACAATAGGTTTTCGCGGTAGCGTGGAGGAGAATGacccaggtgtgtgtgtggtgaccCTCCCCCCGGCTTTTCGGGGCTGTGTTCGTCATGTGTGTGGCCGGGGACCAGGAGGAGGGAGGTACAGGTGCACGTGAGGCCGCAACTGACCAGGTCTCCTTCGCAGCGGGCCCTGCGTGAGAGTGAGCGGGCGAGACTCCGGGCTACACGGCAGCACGGCCCGGTGTGGCCCCCCAGGCAGAGCCCCCCAGCAGACTGgcacctccctctgccccaggacAAGGATGGGTGACCGGGCCAAACAGTCTGGAGGGTCCCTGGGAGCTTCCACCTGGCGTGGGACACGGAGCCCCCGTCTCCAGCCTCGCCTGCCGCCGCGGCCACCACACTCAGAGCCGGTCCACCCAGCACgcagctccaggaggcctggggaccGCGGCACAGGAGAGGCCCTCCTGCGGGCTGGGCTCCTCAGCTGAACTCTCGAAG
Coding sequences within it:
- the C8H22orf39 gene encoding UPF0545 protein C22orf39 homolog, coding for MAEGGGWRPPRPCEAYRAEWELCRSAGHFLRHYYVHGERPACGQWRRDLASCREWEERRSAEARRALRESERARLRATRQHGPVWPPRQSPPADWHLPLPQDKDG